The Camelus ferus isolate YT-003-E chromosome 13, BCGSAC_Cfer_1.0, whole genome shotgun sequence genome segment AGGACCAGCTGTGCTGTGCATCTTTGTGGTGGGGTTGGTTCCCCAGTCTGCCGCCCTCCAGGCTGTGGtgctggagggggagggacaggTTGGGGCCAGCCCCAGGACACTGTTGGGAGATGTCTGCAAGCCAGGCCCAGGTGGGAAGAGGGCACTGCCCCCCACGCCCAGGCTGACAGCTCATATTCCCAGGCAGGCACTGGGTGCTGCGGTTGACCAGCAATAGCGATCCGGCCAAGTggggggcctggccctgcccagtcCCACTTGGGACCAGAACTGCATGCAGTGAGCAGAGCTGGCCCCTGTGAAGCCCAATAGAAATGCCCGCCTATCACTGTCCTGGGAAAGGAGGTGCCCCTCATGTCTGTGGGCCAGTGAACCTAGGGGCTGAGAACAGGCCCACGGCACCTGCTGGGGGCCATTCTTGAGGCCTGAGACCCGCTGCCACGGACGTCCAGTGCTGGGGGACTGCCCAGCCTGCAGAAGCCGCAGCTCACTCTGGAGTCGGGGTCTTTTTATCCAGAATCTAATAAAACCTTTGACAGTTATTTCCCAGCGTCTTATCTCTTGGCTGGTGTAGGGGGTGGGTCTTGGAGGGGGTCACGGAGTCAGAGATGACAGAAAAGGCAAAGAGGCTGGAGCTTTCTGGAGAATTTACTgaccagcaggggtgggggtcacAGTGAGGCGCCCGACCAGGGATACCCTGGGCAGGGTGGCCGCACCTGCCACAGCAGGGCTTGGGGGCCTTATTGCTGGGCCGGGGCCTCCCCTAGACCCGTACCCCGCGCCCCCCACTGCGGCCCGCGGACGCACACGTCCCATGCACGTGCTCCCGTGTGCAGACGTGGGCGCGCCCGGGTCCGGCCCCCATCCCGGCCGTGCCCTACTCCCGGCCGCGCTCCTCCAGCAGAACTGACCCCAGGAACCAGACGGGCAGAAGGAGACGGACGCCGACGCACAGGAAGCCGTGGGTTTCAAGTGCCAGAAGCGGTCCCGTGCCGGACGCGCGGCCCCACCCGCGGCTCCGGTGCCACcgcccccgcggccccgccccggccccaccccgaccccctttataaaaagaagaggagacagCACCTTCCGCCGGACGCGCCCGACGGCCGCGGGCGCCCTGGCCCGGGCGGGCCGGCCGTCCAGTCCCGTGAGCGTGGGCGCGATGGCCGGCGGCCCTGCGAGTCCTGCGCGCGGCTCAGAGGTGCCGCGGGCTCGGGTGGCCGTTGTGGTAGAGTTTCTGCTTCACGTGCACCATGTTCCCGGTCGCCTCCTCGAAAGGCCTGTGCGGCCGCCGGCCCAGCTCCCGCAGACTGCACAGCTTGGGCAGCCAGGTCCACGAGCCGTCTGCGGGGCGGGGTGCGCGGTCAGGGGTGGGCGGGGCGCGGTCGGGGGTGGgtgtgggcggggcgggggccgccCCGGGTTGGGGTCCGGGCGCCGGCTGGGCGGTCCCCGGGCCGCACACTCACCGTAGCGCCGGCCGGCCCTCCAGGCGCGCACCGCGCAGTGCAGGACGCCGTCCATCCACACCAGGAACCAGCTGATGCAGAAGCCGAGCAGCAGCCCCAGCATGAGGTCGATCTCCTGCTTGGTGACGTTGTCTGTCACGAAGTAGTTCTCGGAGGCGTCCACCACAGACTGGTCCCCGTCGTACGGGATCACGTAGTGGACGTGGTGCCTGGGGGCGGCAGGGCGGGCTGGCACCTGTCCCGCGGGGCGGGAGGGGACCCCGCAGTAAGCCGCACCCGTTCGCCTGCTGGGGTCTTTGAAGCAGCCCTTGTGGGGAGCTGAGGTCGGGAAGGGGCCAGCGCACTCGCCCCTGCTGGGTCACAAGGCGGGGAGGCTGCCCGGAGGGTGGGAGTGTGCGAGGTCAGTGGTCAGCGTGGAGTCCAGTAGCTGGCCAGGGTGCATCTGCTGGCGCCCTTTCCTCAGCTTCCCCTCCAGGGAATTCCAAGTGGCATCAGCCCCGCCCTGGCCTTGggtcttccttctgttcctccaTCCCTTGCAGGAACCTCCCCTGCCCCAATTCTCTGTGCTGGAGGCCGGGGCGCCCCCCTCAACCGTGCCCCACACGGATCCGCTGCTCCTGAGACAGATGGTGGTCCAGGCCTCCTGGACCGTGGTCCCACCCAGGCCTGGGCCATTCCTCTCAgcatcccctccctccaccatccAGGCTGAGGCCACTGAACCCTCCAGGCCTTCACTCGCCTCTGAGGGCCACACGGAACCCTCTCCACAAGGAACCCTATCCACaagcctccctccagcctcaggccTGCCTGaatcctctcctcctccaggaagccccccgGGCCCAGTGATTCCAGGGTGGGTGGCTCTGCCCAGGAGACCAGTACCCAGGACGACTCTAGGCTCCATGCCGCCTGCTCCCACCAGAAGAGCCGAGGAGAGGGAGCTGCCGGCCCTGGGTGC includes the following:
- the TMEM240 gene encoding transmembrane protein 240: MSVSANTMIFMILGASIVMAIACLMDMNALLDRFHNYILPHLRGEDRVCHCNCGRHHVHYVIPYDGDQSVVDASENYFVTDNVTKQEIDLMLGLLLGFCISWFLVWMDGVLHCAVRAWRAGRRYDGSWTWLPKLCSLRELGRRPHRPFEEATGNMVHVKQKLYHNGHPSPRHL